A window of the Eleutherodactylus coqui strain aEleCoq1 chromosome 8, aEleCoq1.hap1, whole genome shotgun sequence genome harbors these coding sequences:
- the CSRNP3 gene encoding cysteine/serine-rich nuclear protein 3 yields MSGILKRKFEEVDGSSPCSSVQESDDDISSSESGDSSDSINPSNSSHFTPSSILKREKRLRAKNVRFNCVTVYYFTRRQGFTSVPSQGGSTLGMSSRHNSIRQYTLGEFAVEQDRLHKEMLRDHLREEKLNTLKQKITKNGTIESEEANILTLDDISDDDIDLDNTEVDEYFFLQPLPTKKRRALLRASGVKKIDVEEKHELRAIRLSREDCGCDCRIFCDPETCTCSLAGIKCQVDRMSFPCGCSKEGCSNTAGRIEFNPIRVRTHFLHTIMKLELEKNREQQVSAANGCHGDVGSIASSMVQTGHPVEYSIAENFEIETNPQSAMMHFQNSEHLDCSGEEEEDDGSSYCSGVTDSSTQSLAQSDSDDDDEEDGEDDDDEEEEDDGDKSDDFNEVAHEDNLSVPSVLCYSDANSMHENHLKNSQYYTNTSPMYYQIDNHNSSAMNQMTEAYSEQDTVKNGTANLVPYNMRPEQFVDYSRQSGEGYTNTHYPVTSPSVIVCCATSENDNNGHCNTLYAEHRSSLPPVGFRSYLKNSSTDGYVSNLNGGGHHVPELLNENTISETSKLHEDCMKAPVVETVPV; encoded by the exons CATCATCAATTCTAAAACGAGAGAAACGACTGCGAGCCAAGAATGTGCGCTTCAACTGTGTCACAGTCTATTACTTCACCAGGAGGCAAGGGTTTACTAGTGTGCCCAGTCAAGGAGGAAGCACCTTGGGGATGTCTAGCCGTCACAACAGCATTCGTCAGTACACTCTGGGAGAGTTTGCTGTAGAACAAGATCGACTGCATAAGGAGATGCTAAGAGACCACCTAAGAGAAGAAAAACTCAACACTCTAAAACAAAAG ATAACTAAAAATGGCACAATAGAGTCTGAAGAAGCCAACATCCTTACCCTAGATGATATTTCAGATGATGACATTGACTTGGATAACACTGAAGTAGATGAGTATTTCTTTCTACAACCCCTGCCAACAAAGAAGCGGAGGGCCTTGTTGCGTGCGTCTGGGGTGAAGAAGATCGATGTGGAAGAAAAACATGAGCTGCGAGCTATCCGTCTGTCTAGAGAAGATTGTGGCTGTGACTGCAGAATATTTTGTGATCCAGAAACATGCACTTGCAGCCTCGCAGGCATAAAATGTCAG GTGGATCGTATGTCTTTTCCTTGCGGATGTTCCAAGGAAGGATGCAGCAATACAGCTGGGCGAATAGAATTTAACCCTATCCGTGTACGGACACATTTTTTGCACACAATCATGAAACTGGAGTTGGAGAAaaacagagaacagcaggtgtctGCAGCAAATGGTTGCCATGGTGATGTTGGCTCCATTGCCAGTTCTATGGTCCAGACTGGCCACCCTGTCGAATATTCCATAGCAGAGAATTTTGAAATTGAAACAAATCCCCAATCTGCAATGATGCACTTTCAGAATTCAGAGCACCTGGACTGCAGTGGTGAAGAAGAGGAAGATGATGGAAGTAGCTACTGTAGTGGAGTAACTGACTCCAGCACACAAAGCTTAGCACAGAGCGATTCCGATGACGACGATGAAGAGGATGGTGAAgacgatgatgatgaggaggaggaggatgatggtgACAAGTCGGATGACTTTAATGAGGTAGCCCATGAAGACAACTTGTCTGTACCTTCAGTGCTCTGCTATTCAGATGCCAATTCAATGCATGAGAACCATTTAAAAAATTCTCAATATTACACCAACACCTCACCGATGTATTaccaaatagacaaccataatTCCAGTGCCATGAATCAAATGACAGAAGCCTATTCGGAACAAGATACGGTGAAAAATGGTACTGCGAATTTAGTGCCTTACAACATGAGACCCGAGCAGTTTGTTGACTATTCAAGGCAGTCTGGTGAAGGCTACACCAATACTCATTACCCCGTAACAAGTCCATCGGTTATAGTCTGCTGTGCTACTTCTGAAAATGACAACAATGGTCACTGCAATACTTTGTACGCAGAACATCGGTCAAGTCTCCCGCCGGTAGGGTTTCGGTCATATTTAAAAAATTCCTCAACTGATGGATATGTATCAAACTTAAATGGTGGTGGCCACCATGTCCCTGAACTTCTGAATGAAAATACCATATCTGAGACCAGCAAACTTCATGAGGATTGCATGAAAGCTCCTGTAGTGGAGACAGTACCAGTTTAA